The window AGCTTTGCTAACCAGCTgatcactgaacacacacagtgatcGAAGGTGTGTCGATATAAAATCAAGTGGAAATGTTCAAATAACCATGAGCTCAGATGACTGACAGCCcagtaaagtgtgtattttaTCCACCAGGCCACCAGCGCTTTGGCCAAAGCAATATATAAGTCTGGCAGAAAACAATTACttaatgtggtgtgtgtgtgtgtgtgtgtgtgtgtgtgtgtgtgtgtgtggcagtgggCACTGGCAGCTGATCCAACTTAATTAGCCTAACATGCCAGATAAGTAATCCACTCCACATCCAATACACTATCCTGGAGCATTAAACAAGCATTAGGGAAATCAGTTATCAGCGTCTTTGCTTCGCCAGCTGCTGGCAGGAAACCATCTGACCAGTAAACTTTCACTGTCGTCCCCAGTTTCAAGAGGAAAGATGAAGTTTACTTCGTTTTGGTGCATGGCAAAGCACCAACAAGCAAACTGCTGCTTCTgtaattctgtattttcttaCTTATTTATTCACCTTTAGCATCAAGAGGACTTTCACCAGCCAAACTCACGGACGCCCCCGAAAGCAAAACGCATATCCTTCAGGGATGAAACAGACACACCTCTGAATGACCAACAGAACAGTCAGCGCTCCGTCCCCCTACAGGCGAACAGAACCGAGAAATCCACGCACAACCCCAAAGTGCACGTCATCGCAGACTACATCATGTGAGTCGATGAATGAGAACACAACAGTAAAAGCTCCACGGCAAACAAACGAAAGTGATCTACAAACAccgtctcttcttcttcctgcagaAAGTATCCAGAAATCACTTGTTTGGAGGAAAGGGAGATGTACAAAGCAGTTTTTAATGACCAGTATCAGGAATACAAAGAGCTTCACAAAGATATCAGCGCCACCCTCAGTAAGTTCAGAGAGCTGGATGTGATGATGGAGCGACTGCCCAGGGAGGGGAAAAACCACGAGGTGAGACGAAGCTCTCCTCTTTATCCATAATAGCATCTATAGTGCATACCTCTATGTAGTCAGGCATTACCATTCTGGTTTTCCTACAGGAGAAACGAAGGATTAAAAACATTCTGAAGGATtaccagcagaagaagagtgTAAGTACGCAAGCGTGAGACCTCCTGCACTGCTTCTGCatcaaacaagagaaaaacaatcatGTCGTTTAACCCAGAGAAAGATTGAAAGTTTACGTTCAACCAAAAGAAAGAGTTTTCCTCAGTGAAGCTGATAAAGAACTGATGTCCTAATCAACCGAAAAGAACCTAAAACTCTGATTTGTTGCAGCTAAATTAGAGAGTGAATCAGGAAAGATGAAGGTCAacgaaagaagaaaaaaagtggaCGATGTTCCTGTTGTTCAGaagatcttttcttctttctgtgtttAACAGGATCCTGCTTTCCTGGAGAAAAAGGAGCGCTGCGACTACTTGAAAGCTAAATTAAGccacattaaaaacagaatcCGGACTTTTGACCAAGAAACCTGAACACATGGTTGAAGATGAAGGCGACCCAACAAACCAgacttttgattgttttttttactgttttctaaAGTGAATCCTAAACCACAAATGTACTGAAATTAATACtgtcattttgtattttctcaATGTTATCATTTATATGAATACAGTCTTAATTTAAAAAGTTGATAACCTTTTTCTTGtgtggaagattttttttttttatataaaagagtgcaattttatattttctgagCAATGTTTGTGTACTTTTTGTTTACATTATGATTTACACACTGCCACTGTTGTAATGTTGAATAAGAATACGTTTAGTAAGTGTTCTGACATTACCTTTCTgcttttgaatttctttggaGTACACAAACAAACTGCCTTTTTTCATTAATACAAAAACTGGTTTCCAAAATACTGAGGTGTGTTTGGTCTGTTCTTCATTAGTAGGTGAATTGCTCTGGTCAGGAGAAAGCAAACTTTTAAAATTACAAACTTAAATGTTAATCCAGCGAAAACAAAAGATGTGAGCGGGATCCGACTGTGTGAAGCTCAGTCCAGATGACTGGTTATTTTTATGTCATGAGATATTTGTTCTGATTGAACCAGGATTAAATGATTCTGTAGGAGAGTGAGCCATGTTTCTTACTGCTTATGCTGGACCTCTTATTAGGACTGGCTACGATGTTATGAGTTCATCATTACAAGGGTTAAGAGGCGTCACAGGCCTGAAGCAGTGAAGTTAGGCAACTGTCCAGCATTTTCCTTTCATAAATGCATAAACATTTAGTATAGTTTCTTCTTTCTGATTTTGACAAGTCGTACATATTGATGCGGTCAtatatgatttcttttttcagtattAACACAGTCACTGCAGGTTTTGGCTGACCTTGGGCTGCTGCAGACCCGGACAGCCACGGCTCAGGGCAGCACAGCTTCCTTTAAGGAAACAGTCTGAGTCTCAGGCTGCCAATAGCCTGGGTGGAGGGTGGAAACACATATAAATAACATGTCCAGCTGTGATGTCAGATATTTTTGTTAGTGCTTTAATTAAGTTTGAttattctaaaataaaaaacatcacAAGAGAACCTGTCTGTTATTGTATTAAAAACTCAGACACTGGGTCTCACACAGAACTGCTGGTCTTGAGAGAGAATAGTGAAAAATAGTTATAAGCACAAAACCTTTATGGGCTAAACAGCCTTGAAGAAAAGAATCCGGGAGGGGAGTGTAGGTGAGGGCATCAGGGGGTACCAGTAATTCCGAAGGAGTAATAGAGTTGATAAGGGAGAGTTGTAAATACACGAGAGCCATGTACAGATCCCACATATGCAGAAAATACATCAAAAAATTTGAGTTTGTTGTCACACGCACCCTGTAAATGAAAATCTGGGAGTCCTTTTCTGCACATGAAAGAGTCTCTGAAATCCTGAGGTCCTGGAACTGGAATGTACAGAGGTATGGAAAAGTTTGGGCACTCCTGATCAGTTTCACCATTTTCCTTGATAAATCATTGGTTGTCCGGATCACCAATTTCAGTTAAACACATCATATAGCAGACAAAGTGATGTTTGAGAAGTCAAATGGAGTTTATAGGATTAACAAAGTGTGCAATAATTACTTAAAGAAAAGCAGGCAGGTGCATAAATTTGGgcaccaaaacagaaaaaggtccTCAATATTTAGTAGGTAATCCTTTTGCAGAAATAACAGCTTCTAAATGCTTCCTATAGCTTCCAATGAGGGTCTGATTCTGGTTGAAGGTATTTTTGATCATTCCTCTTTACAAAACATCTCCAGTTAGTCAGGTTTGATGGTTTCCGAGCATGGACAGCCCGCTTTAAATCACACCTCAGATTTTCAGTAATATTCAGGTCTGGAGAATGAGATGGCCATTCCAGAACGTTCTAGCTGTTCCTCTGCATGATTGCCTCAATACTTGGCCGTTCTCACCATCCTTCGCCTCTGCTTATCAGAGATTTTTCTTGGCCTGCCACTCTGGGCCTTAAGTACAACTGTGCCTGTGGTCTTCCATTTCCTCACTAAGTTCCTCACAATGGAAACTGACAGCTTAAATCTCTGAGTTAGCTTTTTGTATCCTTCCCCTAAACCATGATGTTGAACAATCTTTGTTTTCAGGTCATCTGAGGCTGCCGTGTTGCTACTCTTCAGAGGAGATGCAGAAAGGAGAACAACTTCCAACTGGCCTCCTGAAATACCCTTTCTCGTGATTGGCTTCACCTGTGTATGTAGGTCAAGGGTCAATGAGCTTACCAAACAAACTTTGTGTTCCAGTAATTAGTGCTCAAGGTactcaaatcaataaaacaacaagggTGCCCAAATTTATGCACctgcctgtttttgtttaaGTAATTATTGCACACTTTCTCTTAATCCTATAAACTTCGTTTCACCACTAAAACGTCACTGTGCTTTTCTGCTATATGATGTGTTTAACTGAAATTGCTGATTTGAACAACCAATGATTTATAAAGGAAGACCTTGAAAATGATCAGGGGTGCCCAAACTTTTTCACACCACTGTATGTTCCATCCACAAAGGTAATGGCTCCAGGGATCTAGACTTTGAAGCATTCCTTTAAGCAATACATCTGTTTCCCTCTTTTCGACACATGCAATTTGCTTGGGAAGAATGAGTTCACCAGTCACTGTCCTACAGAAGTTCATGAGATGATAATGTAAAGACTCCTTTCTCGCACCAAAGCGGTCAACAAGACTCTGGGAGGTTTCCTGACTGCTGACAAACCAAAGCAAGCCAGGGTTCTTCTGTGactcgctaaatttgttgctgcACATTGAAAGCACAGTTTCATTTAAGAATCACACTTTAGAACaccaaaaagacagaatttaatttaatttacctGCAAACAGTAacacattaaaggtgctgtaggcaggattttgctagtcaatgctaatttttctgtgttttctttggatgaaatgttaaagtatccattgataatcctttaggagtgtagcataactgcactaccgcgagggcgcagcgtttccatctgtctctgttctgagctgaaaaggaatctcgacagctccaggtatctttgaccaaccagaagagcccctgaggctctaaccgtgattggtcgaggagcgttcgtcgcacgttcttgtgggaggggcttaacttgcgtaagggcgtgatgtcagagaaaacagggcaggattggctgtgctgggtttcaaatcgctatcttagatgggtcaaatcgccataaggtaaggtaaggtactttattggtcattatacagtgaatgtacaacgaaattttgttctctgcatttaacccatccatcgatgccactgaagcattccgtatggagcagtgggcagctgcagggagcccatctccagatgtggagtcaggttaatggtcagaatcacctgactggaggattgacctatggtgcatgttatcggttgacgggggaaaccggagatcccggaggaaacccatccagacacggggaggaacatgcaaactccacacagaaaggcccgcacggtccggggattgaatctgggaccttcttgctgtgaggcaagagcgctaaccactcatCCACCGTGCTgccttaggtaaccctaagcaagatggcggagatgcggaagcctgcctacagcacctttaaatattaaataattcaaaaatgCTGTGATGAATACTGATGCAACAACACTAATATTAAGGAATGtaatcaaataaatcaataatggGATTCCAGACACTTTGCTGAATTGTGACATGTTTCATAAATTGATAGATATCAACTGGATATTTCTAACCTGCAGTCTAGAACAGATTTCTCTCCACATATTGTAGGAAGTCCATTTTCGTCGAATGAGGAAAATAGAATGATTTCATATTATCCTAAATGTCCTTCACAGAAACCATCCAGTTAATATCAATTTGATGTAAATAAAGGATTATTAGGCAGTCACTATCAATAATTACCTGAAAAGAAGCTCCAGTTATCCTGAAGAGGGCTGGAAACACAGGATCACTGTAGCGGCACCATTTCTTCCAAATTgtcttttattgtatttttcttcaaaactCCAGGGTTTATGGAGCAAAGGTTCACTGCCTTTCCGCGTGCAGTGGGCTGTATTGGCTGAGTGAGGCCGCAGGTTATCTCACCTGTCAGAGGACACGTGCGCGACACGCGGGCTGAACCGTGTCCGCGTAAAGACGCACCGGAGCTCCGCGGAAACGGACCGGGGGCGCGCCGCGCGCGGGGCAACAGCTTTCCTTTGAGTTCCGTTTTCTCTGCAAAAACTTATCAAGGTGGAACATGACGAGTTTTATGACCGTCTGCGGTGTTTAAACTGGACTCTGTCGGAAAGAAAGACGCCAAAGAAGAAAGCAGAAGGTGGAGACAGTTGGGTGAGTTGTGTAATACGACTGGTTCAGACTTCGCTCCATTAAGgaaacattttatgtatttcttcAAAGTTTTAGCCTGTCTGGTGTGGTGAATGTTTGAAGAAAATAAGATATGGGAGGTTAAAGTACGTGATCAGTTTGTGACAGGACGACAGAGAAGAAATTCAGCAGAAGCTACAAGTGGAACTGAGTGGTAtgatttttttctacatttagaTAAGGAAAATTATgtaccagatttttttttcatcagttatGCAGACAGCCTTTGAGGCTCTCCATTAGGATCAGTACTTTTTCATATTGAGCTGTTGTGACTCTTGTAATTAACTAGAAAATATCTTTGAACCTGGGTGTGGTGTAGGATTTATTCTTACCTTACATCACaggaaaatatgtttgaaatatGCTTGAATGTGGCCTGGATGTATGGACAAATATTGAGATTGGCAatgttttttattgtgtgtCACACTGTGTTATGTACTAGCAGGCCCTGGTTTTGACTATTGCAAGCAAATATTAAACAGGGAACTAGAAAGAAGTTTGCTTTGTAGCAGTTTTCTGAGGGTGAATTGGAAAAGTTAAATACAGACATTCTGCCTGGCTGGACTcatcctgcagcctcctctctTTCTGGGGCGACCACCCAGCAGGTGGATGCAGGTAACATTTATGCAGGCAGCAGAGACCCGGAGCGCCTCTGTGGCTCTGCCCCGCAGTAAACACCACGCATGGCTTCCCCGGCTCGCCTCTTATCTGCTGTCTGTCTGAATTATTGAAGCCTGCTGGGTTGAGTTCCTCTGTCGTGGTGGAGTGTGGGGTCAGTGATATCGGAGAGAGAGTTCAGAGATGGGCTGAGGTGAGTGAAGGGCGGAGAGGGACGTGCTGtgccgggggaaaaaaaaaaaaaaagtgtctgaaaTCAGtccaacaaacagaaaaactgaagtGCAAAgattttctgcctttttaaaatttaaaagtcAGTGAATTCATGAAAACATAGTGCTAGTAGTTCTCGTACCACCTCTCGTactacattcattcattcattaatatTAGTATAGTTCATCACATAACAGAAACAACGTTAGGACTAACTATTCTTTTCTTCGCTCTCCAGGTgaaacctgaagaaacatcCCCCTGAAACATGTATGAGCCTCGATACTATGACAGCCCGCCTGTGTACAGTCCGCCTTACAGCACCACCTCCCACAGCTTCTACCCCCCGAGGAGCGTCCACTCCCCCCAGAGCCAGTATGTCTCCAACTCCTACAACCTCCCCCCGGACTCCTACTACGCCGAGGGGAAGCCTCAGCTCTTCTACCGCTGGTTCTCCCCTCCCGGATTTGTGAAAACCTTCAAGGGAGCCACGGCGCTCATGTGCTTCCTCATCTTCGCCCTCGTGGCTTCCACCTTGGTGTGGGACCTGAACGGCTTCGGGTACGGGGGCTACGGCGTCGGGGAGGCCGGGGCCGTCGGGGGAGCGGCGTCGGGGTATTACGGGGGCAGCTACGGGTACGGCAGCTCTTACATGACGCCGCAGTCCGCCAAGGCGGCCATGATTTCTATGGCCGCCATCAACTTCCTGGTCTCCCTGGGGTTCCTGGTGGCGAGCTTCTCGCGCTCGAGGGTCATGCGGAGCTGCAGGTTTTACCTCTCAGTGTTCATCAGCGATATCGTCTTAGCCGTCCTTCAGGTGAGTCCACGGAATTAATGTGAAATCTTTGACATTTTAtggagttttatttttgaaatggtGATTTTCCTGCAGGGAATCATCGACATCATCTTTGTGATCGGCGTGAACCCGATGTCCCAGAGCTCCCAGAGCATGCTCTACAACCCCATGCTCATGATGTGCCAGAACATCCAGGGCAGCCCCAGCCTCAGCGGCAGCGTGGGCGCCGGTTTCCCGGGGGGGTTCCCCATGTACAATCAGTACCTGCACCACTACTGCTACATGGACCCCGAAGAGGTTCGGACGCTTGAATTCACCCTGTCCCTTTCAGTTCACATCCATCGTTTTCCACTGTGATCCATGATTTATCCTCCCTGCAGGCAGTGGCGCTCGTGTTGGGCCTGTTCGTGGTCTTGGCTTTGTCCTTCTCTGCCTACTATGCCTACAAGACCCGCAGCAAGATCTGGCGCCACGGAAAAGCGAACATCTACTGGGACGAGCCTCTGGTCAGACCTTCAGAGGGGCAAGACGTCCAGGACTGGGTGAGTAATGCCTCCCTCTGATGAGTATGACTCATTTCTCATCATATTATAAGAAAGACTTACGGAGGATCGAATTTTATCTGTTGAAATTGAAGCGAAATAATTGACTGTAAAGAAACTAAAGCCGTAGAGACATTGCTGTTTGACGGTGACCAGCGTTACCAGACGTGCATCGCCTTCCTGCCTCGACTCAGACAATCCCGGTGTTTATCGTCGGCACTCCCAGGTTTCACTCTGGCTGATGATTAACCAGACGGGTGATAAGAACCGCACAGAAACCATCAAAGGTGACAACCGGGCGGCATTATATGGCGTTTTGTGACGGAAAACAGGAACTCAGATCAGCGTGAGGACACAAGCTTCACGTTGTGAGAAAAGATATGATCATTTCCAACAGTCAGTTTAGAAAATTTCAGGTAAAtagctgtttgttttgaagtaaATGCCATTGTTCCCAACAAAGTTCATGCAACTTGTTGAGAATACTGAAGAATTAGGAAGACTTTCAGCTATCAAGAAGAGCACAGTCTGTAGACTAAACATTGAGTTTTATATTTTGAGTAAAGTGGGAAACATTTCTCAGACACCTAAAGAAGATTCATTGAATTGAGAAGTTATAGTAGAAAGTCAACGTTGACGAGTAACAGAGTACTTTGTTCCTGTACGTCTagctttattttgatatttattaTTCATATGATTTTACTGTTACTCCGTCCATTTAAACACAAACTTTGTATTCCTTTTAGTGTTAAAATTGAGTCATTGCTTATTTAATATTCTACAGACTACGATTCATTCTCACAGTTAAAGGATGGAATCAGCTGATGATCAGTTGAACCATTTCTGAGTGATCAGGTTACATCTATAGTGGTTCAGTTCGaaaacttcctgtttccatttaCTTTATATTAGGTCAAGTCAGGTTATCACAAGTTGTATTCTTTATTTATAATAATGTAGGTACAGCTGGAATGGACACATTCATACATGTATGTGCCTAAAATAGTGGAATTCTGCATCAAAGTAATGCACAATTGTAATTGAGCACAGAGACcgccatttttttatttctatttaagTGAAGAACAGGAATTGGTCCTGTTAAATTTAATAATACCTTTTTATTACCAAAGCATCTGCAGATTTTCTCCTCTTGCTGAGGACTCACAGGTGCTTCTTTGATTGCCATCAGCCGTTTGCACTCATTCGATGTATCTCTCTTCTCTGTGGGTCAGTCGGCACTGACAGTATCCGCGCTCCTCCATACGTCAAAAACAGTAGCTACCCCCCTCCAAAGTGTGTTTCCAGTTGAGAGGCGCCGTCGCTGAACATCAGCGGCGTTCTGTTGAGCAGGTTTCACGCTGCTGTAATGCCCCGCGCAGTTTGTAGCTCACAGCGGCAGCCTCACGCGGTGTTTACCAGAGATTAATCTATTAGCGGAGCGGCGTGCCGTGAATGCATCATGTCCACTGCGACTCGTTACGGACAGGAGAGGAGCACATTCAGTGGGTTTTACCCGGCGAGGCCGTGGCCTACATAGCATCAGTGCCGCTTCATCGGGATGCAGGTCCTATTCTGGGGCACCTCTTGTATCGCAGTGAAGATGCTTGCCTTGCAGGGAGGCATATATAATGTATGGGGCATGTATAATATATAAAAAGGGTCGAGTTGCCTCTGTGTTGCTGTGTGAGTCCCGACAGAGTGTGGCGGCACTAAATGATTCAGTCTGTGAAGGGGCTGCTGCACGCCGCTGCAGATTAAGCTCCTGGCAGAGAGGTAATTTCCCCGTGTTTTGCGCCGCAGCTTCACAAGTGGGAGAGGGTGGTAATTGAGAGAAAACTGCAAGAAGGCCACATTGAAATCAGAATTATTCCTGAAAACTGTGTCACCTGAGTGCAACAGGAGACCCAGTAAATACTTAACAGCACCGACGAACACTGATAAAACATGAGAACATTAAATATCTGTGCACCGGAGAAATGTCCTTCAAGGCAGTTGAATTTATTTCAGATGTTTCGCCATTAAAGCTAAATTATCTCGGAGACATGCCAAGTGGATGATGAAAAGAGAGATATGACTGTCAGAAGTCCAGAACTGGTCAAATTTTCATTGAGTAAAATACAggctgtaaataaataaaatttttccacttttcctTCATCTGGAAACTGAATTGTGAGATCATTTTGACTCCCatacttaaataaaaaaacctttttctaaTTAGCTTTCGCCTTAAAATAGTGACTTTAAGCATTGAGAGGTGGTCTGAGTGGGATCCACAGTATTGATTACTGCTGAAACGATCAGAGGGTCGTTTTCAGAttgtctgcagcttttctgtGAGTTTCTCCCTCTCAGAAGTATTTCCCTGCGACACAACATTCATGAGATCCATTTCACAGCTTCCTCAGACGTTCCCATCAGCTCGCCGGATCTCCATCCTGTGTGACTGCACTCTCATCCAGAAATAGGTCAAAGACAAGGAGTCATTAATGATGCATTATGCCGTCTGACTGTGGATTACATGCGGCGCATTTCACTACTTGGTGTTCTGTGAACCATTCGcaggatgtttttcttcagcCGCGCCTTGTTTTCCAAAGCCGCCTTtcgatttttttcccatttgctGTAGGTGCAATATTAATGCCCAACACTATGGGTGCTAAGCTCTTTGAATAAGCACATGTGCTGATTTCGGTGTGTTTCCGGCATGTTTGTGATATGAACACACATTTGAACCACACGTCTGGTGTCAGACACGCTTGAGGAATTGGCGTTTTTTGCATCAGTGGGATTAATTGGGCCGGGCGGTTGAAGGAGAGGACCTGAGGTGTGAAGCAGATCCTGCAGGAGACCCAGAGGACAGGATCCTGGCTCTGCTGTGGCTCGTGGATGCGAGAGCCATCGTGTCACGCTGAGGCCGCTGctgtctgtcctcatgtctGCTGGTGACACAGCGTCTCTCAGCCAAATGGCAAACTGTGCTGTTCAGTCCTCTTTGCGCTCGACTGCTCATGTGACAGACTGTAAGCGGTTTTCCTTCCCgcgtataaaaaaaaaaaaaaaatgttcgaTGTAAGCTTCATCCCCGGGAACGCTGAAAGATCTAACAATCGCagcgtttgtgtttttctttgagagGAATCGTCCTCGAGCCCCGAGCGCTGAAAATGAAAGGATGCTGATCTGAATCTGCTGATATCGCCTCAGGTGAGCCACGACGGAGACGTGCGCAGCGCCCAGCAGGCGCCCACTGTTGTTGTGTCGGAGCGCGCGGCGCCTGACCTGAGGGCGGAGAACAGCGTGGTCTCCTATGGCAACGGCACCGTCAGCATCCGCAGTGAGGGGAATTCTAAAAGCTACAGGTGAGGAACCGGCTGCAGCCGCCGAGAAGaacactgcacacaaacacatcacaaacTACTGAATGGCTTCAGTCCGAATCAAAGTTTAAAACAAATGTCGTcataaaaactgagaaaaatgtttttttcaaaaagtaggtggaaatgaaatgaagcttttatcatttattcattcatcatcTATTTTTCTTGACCTCATAGatggttctttttcttttatttgtatttggTCTCTTTAACTCTACATTTTATAAAACATCTGTAGAAGCAGTTTTAAGTCTTTGCGTTATTTCGCCTCATCTTGTCTCTTGACAGATCCTGTCATGATGTCCTGAAttgttgaaaaatgctgcacaTGTTGTTATCCTCTTCTTGATTTAGGTTTTCCCAGCATTAATCTCATAATTCTAACCTGAATGCAGTTATTGAAACATCTCTTCCGTCATGTTATTGGATTTAATTTCCAGTCTTTCCATTTTTACGGTCAGAAATCACTAAAGCTCATTTATGTCATTTAGTCCAAATACTGACTTTTTCCCcaataaatatgttttcttaCCATTTTCTTGACATAAAGTCAAGCTGCACTCTGCCTCCATAAATTTGTCTGTTGGTTCGGATTTGcttaaaatttgtttttcccATAGTAGTCTCAACTAAAAGGCTTTACTGTTATTGATATGCTCCCTACAAATATATTCAATCTATTCCTGACATACAATACAATAATGAATGTGCGACACTGGGTGAATCTTGTCTGGATAATCATAATGCTGGGATTATCTTAATAACCAGAATACGGAgacaaagctgtttttctgccctttttttttaatctattatgAGTGGTCCATAAACTGTCTCACCAgaaatattttcacagtttcaccCGTTCTATGTGGGCTCCCATTATAAATATACATTACAGGGAACCATTTACACATCCTTTCTCCCAGCCAGATTAAATAAATGTGATGGAATTACAATAATTTGAATAAATCTGAGACTCTTCTCTACTTGAACTGCTATGCTACACCAATCCTGAAAACTCCTGGATTAAGCATCAGATGAGAGGGAATGTGAGAGTTATGCTGTCGCTCTGTGTTTattgttggtgtttttcagttttcttgcaGACAGCAGTCACGGCCGCGGCGCTGAGCCTCTGCAGCAGAGCGGCAGGCCTGCAGtttgctccagcagctcctcggaTGAGACCGACAGCATCGGGaagcctcctgctcctcatcatcatgggaggaagaagcagaggaaggaCCGGCGGGCTGCGCCGGCTGCTCGGGCGGCGATGGAGTCCCAGTACGAGACCGGCTACACCACCGGGGACACCGGCAACGAGCTGGACCGGGACCACAGCGACCACCTGTACAGGTGTGTTTAATAAAGTCTCACGCAGGAATATCAATTCGCCGCTTTATTGGACTACTGTTTAGTAACTCCAGCATGTCGTCAATATCTGTGGATGGAAATCTACGTTCAAAATCAGCAGTT of the Salarias fasciatus chromosome 18, fSalaFa1.1, whole genome shotgun sequence genome contains:
- the LOC115406177 gene encoding occludin-like; the encoded protein is MYEPRYYDSPPVYSPPYSTTSHSFYPPRSVHSPQSQYVSNSYNLPPDSYYAEGKPQLFYRWFSPPGFVKTFKGATALMCFLIFALVASTLVWDLNGFGYGGYGVGEAGAVGGAASGYYGGSYGYGSSYMTPQSAKAAMISMAAINFLVSLGFLVASFSRSRVMRSCRFYLSVFISDIVLAVLQGIIDIIFVIGVNPMSQSSQSMLYNPMLMMCQNIQGSPSLSGSVGAGFPGGFPMYNQYLHHYCYMDPEEAVALVLGLFVVLALSFSAYYAYKTRSKIWRHGKANIYWDEPLVRPSEGQDVQDWVSHDGDVRSAQQAPTVVVSERAAPDLRAENSVVSYGNGTVSIRSEGNSKSYSFLADSSHGRGAEPLQQSGRPAVCSSSSSDETDSIGKPPAPHHHGRKKQRKDRRAAPAARAAMESQYETGYTTGDTGNELDRDHSDHLYRLYPEITSDEQRRKYRKEFDSDLSRYKSLCAEMDEISDQMHKLSRELDALDEDSTKYQGVAEEYNRLKALKMTAEYRAKKKQSKELRQKLFHIKRLVKVYDQGLC